One genomic window of Polyodon spathula isolate WHYD16114869_AA chromosome 8, ASM1765450v1, whole genome shotgun sequence includes the following:
- the atp5f1e gene encoding ATP synthase subunit epsilon, mitochondrial, with amino-acid sequence MVSYWRQAGLSYIRYSAICAQAVRSALKPQYKAAAEKAAGFSVKVLPPKAAA; translated from the exons ATGGTGTCTTACTGGAGGCAAGCTGGTCTCAG CTATATCCGCTACTCTGCGATCTGTGCCCAGGCCGTGCGGTCCGCACTGAAGCCACAGTATAAAGCGGCTGCAGAGAAGGCTGCTGGATTCAGCGTGAAAGTCCTTCCGCCAAAGGCAGCAGCAT GA